The region ACGCCGACTTCGCGCTGCACGCGACCCGGTTCTGGGCGCCGCTGTCGCTGACCGCGGAACAGAAGCACAGCGTGCACAGCGCGCAGGAGATGGAACGACTGGCCGACGAGATACCCATCGAGCAGGTCGCCAAGCGCTGGATCATCGCGTCCAAGCCCGACGAGGCGATCGACGGCATCAAGCCCTATGTGGACGCGGGCTTCACCAACCTGGTCTTCCACGCGCCCGGCGCGGACCAGGGGAGGTTCATGGAGCAGTTCGCCGCGGACGTGATGCCGCGCCTGCGCGAGCTGTAGGGGCGCGCGCGCTCCGCTCATTCATGATCTGAGCGAGTTCTGTCATACGCCGGGCGTCATTTTGTGGGCTCTGGAGGGCCCGGAGATGACGCTGCGCGTATGACAGTGGCGGGTCCCACCCTCAGCCGAGGTCGGGCAGCTCCGGGTGAGCGCCGTCCAACGGGGCGTCCCCCGGCAGCGGCGGCAGCTCGTGGGCCTTCTCGTACTGGGTGAGCATCGCGATGCGCCGGAGGTGCCGCTCCCCGTCGGAGAACGGCGTCTCCAGGAAGCGCTCCACAAACGAGACCGCCTCGGCGACGGTGTGCATCCGGGCGCCGACGCTGATCACGTTGGCGTCGTTGTGCTCGCGTCCCAACTCGGCCGTCTCCAGCGACCAGGCCAGCGCGGCCCGCACGCCCGGCACCTTGTTCGCCGCGATCGCCTCGCCGTTGCCGGAGCCACCGATGACGATGCCCAGGCTGCCCGGGTCCGCCGCGGTCCGCGCCGCGGCACGCAACACGAACGGCGGGTAGTCGTCGTCGGGGTCATACGCGGTCGGACCGCAGTCCACCGGTTCGTCGCCGCGCTCCTCGAGCCAACGCAGCAGGTGGTCCTTGAGTTCGTAACCGGCGTGGTCGGAGCCCAGATAGACGCGCACGGTGCGTCAGTCTGTCAGCCGATCAGGAGTGCAGTGCCACGGCCCCGACGTCGAAGCGCGGCCGCTCCTCGCGGGTGCGCTTGAGCTCGTAGAAGCCGGGCGTGGCGGCCACCAGGACCACCCCGTCCCACAGCCGGCCGGCCTCCTCGCCGGTCGGCGCCGGGGTGACCACCGGGCCGAAGAACGCGACCCCGCCCACCGAGATGATCGGCGTGCCGACGTCCAACCCGACCAGGTCCTGGCCGCGGTCGTGCGAGGCGCGCACCTCGATATCCAGGCTTTCGTCCTTCCACGCCTCGATCAGGTCCGCGGGCAGTTCGGCGGCGTCCAGCGCGGCCAATACCGTCTCCTGATCGCGCTCCAGGCCCTGGTTGTGGAACCGGCGACCCAGCTCGGTGTAGAGCGTCGGCACCGCCTTGGGACCGAACCGCGAGGCGGCGGCCACCACCCGGCCGATGTACCGGCCGGCCTCGATGCGGCCCCGATACTCCTCGGAGATGTCGCGGTCCTGGTTGAGGAAGTACAGGCTCATCAGGTGGAACTGGACGTCCACCGGGCGCACCCGCTGCACCTCGTGCATCCAGCGCGAGGCCAGCCAGGCCCACGGGCACAGCGGGTCGAACCAGAAGTCGGCGACCTTCCGCGCCTCGGGAATGGCCCGAGCGTGGCGGGGCAGCGTGGCGGTCATGAACGTCCTTCCACTCCTCGGGACGACTCTAGAGCGACAACCGTCCTCAGCGCGATTGTCTTCCCCCTGAGCTGCGGCTTACGCGCCGACACCCCAGCGGTGCAGGTGCGGTGCGTGACACGATGACGCGCACCCCGCAGACCGAACAGGAGAGAGCGCCGTGCCCGGCAAGAATCTCACGCGTGACGAGGCGCGGCAGCGCGCCGACAGCCTCGACGTGCGCGCGTACACCGTCGAGCTGGACCTGACCGGGGACGGCCCCACGTTCCGCTCCACCACCGTGGTGGGTTTCTCCGCACACGCCGAGACCGGGCCACTGTTCCTGGACCTGATCGCACCCGAGGTGGTCGAGCTGACGCTGAACGGGCGCAGCCTGGACCCGGCGACGCACTTCGACGGCCTGCGCATCAACCTGCCCGAGGTGGCCGCGGACAACACGCTGCGGGTGGTCGCCAACTGCGCGTACATGAACACCGGCGAGGGCCTGCACCGGTTTCGCGACCCGGTGGACAAGGGCACCTACCTCTACACCCAGTTCGAGGTGGCCGACGCCCGCCGCGTGTACGCCTGCTTCGACCAGCCCGACCTGAAGGCCACGTTCCAACTGACCGTGCTGGCCCCGCGCGACTGGGCGGTGTTCTCCAACGCGGTCACCCCCGAGCCGCGGCCGGTCGCGGGCCGGTCCGACGCCGCGGCGTGGGCGTTCGAAGCCACCCCGCCGATCTCCACCTACATCACCGCGTTGGTGGCCGGGGCCTATCACGTGGAACGCGACGTGTACCGCCGCGGGGAGGTGGAGATCCCGATGGCGGTGGCCTGCCGGTCCAGCCTGGCCGAGCACCTGGACGCCGCGGAGATCTTCGACGTCACCAAGCGCGGCTTCGACTTCTTCCTCGAGCTGTTCGCCCAGCCCTACCCGTTCACCAAGTACGACCAGCTGTTCGTGCCGGAGTACAACGCCGGCGCGATGGAGAACGCCGGCTGCGTGACGATCCTGGAGGACTACGTCTTCCGGTCCAAGGTCACCGACGCCACCTACGAGCGGCGTGCGGAGACGATCCTGCACGAGCTGGCGCACATGTGGTTCGGCGATCTGGTCACCATGCGCTGGTGGGACGACCTGTGGCTGAACGAGTCGTTCGCCACCTACGTCTCGGTGCTCGCGCAGGCCGAGAACACCCGGTGGACAAACGCCTGGACCACGTTCGCGAACGTGGAGAAGACGTGGGCCTACCGGCAGGACCAGCTGCCGTCCACCCACCCGATCGTGGCCGACATCAAAGACCTGGCCGACGTCGAGGTCAACTTCGACGGGATCACCTACGCCAAGGGCGCCTCGGTGCTCAAGCAGTTGGTGGCCTGGGTGGGCCGGGACAACTTCTTCGAGGCGATCCGGCGGTACTTCACCCGCCATGCGTGGGGCAACACCACGCTCGCCGATCTGCTCGGGTTCCTCGAGGAGGCCTCCGGCCGCGACCTGCGCGCCTGGTCGGCGGAGTGGCTGCAGACCGCCGGGGTGAACGTGCTGCGCCCGGAGTACACCGTGGACGACGCGGGCACCATCACCTCCTTCGCGGTCACGCAGACCGCCGTGGAGGAGTACCCGACGCTGCGCTCACACCGCATCGCCATCGGTAGCTACGACCTGACGGATGGTCAGATCAACCGCCGGGACACCTTCGAGTTGGACGTCGCCGGTGCACGCACCGAGGTGCCGCAGTTGGTCGGCACCCGTGCCGCGGATCTGGTGCTGGTCAACGACGAGGACCTGAGCTACGCCAAGATCCGGCTGGACCCGCGCTCGCTGGCCACCGTGGCGCGGAACATCGGGTCGATCTCGGACTCGCTGCCGCGCACCCTGTGCTGGTCGGCGGCTTGGGACATGTGCCGGGATGCCGAACTGCCCGCGCGCGAGTACCTCGAGTTGGTGCTGCGCGGGATCTCCGCGGAGAGCGACATCGTGGTCGAGCAGGCACTGCAACGCCAAGCCACCGCCGCGGTGTGGTCCTTCGCCGACCCGGCCTGGCGCGAGGTGGGGTTGCGCCGACTGGCCGACGCGTCGCTGGAGCACCTGCACGCGGCCGACGCGGGCAGTGACCGGCAGCTGTCCTGGATGCGCACGTTCGCCTCGGTGGCGAAGACCGACGAGCACCTGGCGGTGCTCTCCGAGCTGTTGTCCGGGGCGCGTTCGCTGCCCGGCCTGGAGATGGACCCGGACCTGCGCTGGCACCTGCTGCGCCGACTGGTCGCCTGCGGGGTGGCCGGGGCGCCGGAGGTGGACGCCGAACTGGACTCCGACGACACCGCGGCGGGTCGGCGGTACGCCGCGGCCGCGTTGGCCGCCCGTCCCACCGTCGCGGCCAAGGAGGAGGCGTGGGCCTCGGTGGTCGGTGACGATTCGCTGCCCAATGCCACCCAGGCCGCGGTGATCGCCGGTTTCTCCCAGCCCGAGCAGCAGGCCCTGATCGAGCAGTTCGTGTCGCGCTACTTCGCCGCGCTGCCGGATATCTGGGAGAAGCGCACTAACAAGATCGCGCAGGGCATCGTGGTCGGCCTGTTCCCGAGCCACCGCATCGACCCCTCGACGCTGGCGTTGGTGGACGAGTTCCTGGCCGCCGAGGCCCGTCCGCCGGCGCTGCGGCGGTTGCTGTTGGAGAGCCGTGACGGGATCGTGCGGGCACTGCGGGCGCGGGAGTGTGACCGCGCGGCCGGCTGAGCACTGTGCGGCGTCAACGCCCACCGCACGCACGTATCCCCGGCGACGCGAACGTCGCCGGGGATAGGCAGGAAGACAGTTAGTTGCTGTGCCGCCGACGACGGAACAAGGTCAGCGCGGCGAACCCACCGAGCAG is a window of Sporichthyaceae bacterium DNA encoding:
- a CDS encoding disulfide bond formation protein DsbA; its protein translation is MTATLPRHARAIPEARKVADFWFDPLCPWAWLASRWMHEVQRVRPVDVQFHLMSLYFLNQDRDISEEYRGRIEAGRYIGRVVAAASRFGPKAVPTLYTELGRRFHNQGLERDQETVLAALDAAELPADLIEAWKDESLDIEVRASHDRGQDLVGLDVGTPIISVGGVAFFGPVVTPAPTGEEAGRLWDGVVLVAATPGFYELKRTREERPRFDVGAVALHS
- the pepN gene encoding aminopeptidase N, coding for MPGKNLTRDEARQRADSLDVRAYTVELDLTGDGPTFRSTTVVGFSAHAETGPLFLDLIAPEVVELTLNGRSLDPATHFDGLRINLPEVAADNTLRVVANCAYMNTGEGLHRFRDPVDKGTYLYTQFEVADARRVYACFDQPDLKATFQLTVLAPRDWAVFSNAVTPEPRPVAGRSDAAAWAFEATPPISTYITALVAGAYHVERDVYRRGEVEIPMAVACRSSLAEHLDAAEIFDVTKRGFDFFLELFAQPYPFTKYDQLFVPEYNAGAMENAGCVTILEDYVFRSKVTDATYERRAETILHELAHMWFGDLVTMRWWDDLWLNESFATYVSVLAQAENTRWTNAWTTFANVEKTWAYRQDQLPSTHPIVADIKDLADVEVNFDGITYAKGASVLKQLVAWVGRDNFFEAIRRYFTRHAWGNTTLADLLGFLEEASGRDLRAWSAEWLQTAGVNVLRPEYTVDDAGTITSFAVTQTAVEEYPTLRSHRIAIGSYDLTDGQINRRDTFELDVAGARTEVPQLVGTRAADLVLVNDEDLSYAKIRLDPRSLATVARNIGSISDSLPRTLCWSAAWDMCRDAELPAREYLELVLRGISAESDIVVEQALQRQATAAVWSFADPAWREVGLRRLADASLEHLHAADAGSDRQLSWMRTFASVAKTDEHLAVLSELLSGARSLPGLEMDPDLRWHLLRRLVACGVAGAPEVDAELDSDDTAAGRRYAAAALAARPTVAAKEEAWASVVGDDSLPNATQAAVIAGFSQPEQQALIEQFVSRYFAALPDIWEKRTNKIAQGIVVGLFPSHRIDPSTLALVDEFLAAEARPPALRRLLLESRDGIVRALRARECDRAAG
- a CDS encoding ribose-5-phosphate isomerase, with the translated sequence MRVYLGSDHAGYELKDHLLRWLEERGDEPVDCGPTAYDPDDDYPPFVLRAAARTAADPGSLGIVIGGSGNGEAIAANKVPGVRAALAWSLETAELGREHNDANVISVGARMHTVAEAVSFVERFLETPFSDGERHLRRIAMLTQYEKAHELPPLPGDAPLDGAHPELPDLG